AATTTTAGGATTAGaatcatttcatttatataaagttcaagaacagaatatacaaatatctctacaaaaaacaaaaagctatgTTATGTGTTGTAAAAAACATAAAGCCTAGAGTAAAACCCAATATATGAAGATGACATACTCAATAGAAGGCAAAAGACTGAATCACTAATGGTTCTATGGAATCAAGTCTAGAACTATGGATTTCCAGATTGCTTGTAAactcaatgtttttcttttgttgattgcATAAAACTGGCAGGGGAGAGTATGTCTAAAAATATATCCTATGTTAATTTAAGCATCTTTTATATCATTTagttaattttttactttattcttattTGCTGTAAGTACTTATAAAGTTTAATCCTGAGGATTTTCTATTGATCTTCTAATAGTAAATGGATCTTTTTCTGCCTGAAGCAtcatattttttgtttacttaacagtggctagtatatagaaatagtGCTGATTGTATTAATATTAGTTTTTTGTCTATTAAATTCTTTGGAGTGCCAATAAGTTTATTTTCCTATGAGGAGTTTTTAGGCTTTCCATAGAATTATGTCATCTTCAAATATTCATATGTTTTACTTCTTCCTATGGAAACTTAAATATTGGATCTTATCATCATATAAATTCATTGTAGAGAAATTGCATAATTCTGATAAGTAATATGAGCTATAATAACTTTTTTCTGGTTATTTCAAACGTCATTCTCCAAATCTGACATTATGAAGCGTTTATCAAATACAGGAAGAATCATTTGAATCTTTTTTTATGAATCATTTTAAGTAGAAATTCTTGTAACTTTTATGCCTTTTGAGAAGTCAAATAATCTCTGTTTTTTCTCCCTAATAATCATGTTGTATTATTGATGGGCTTTGTGTGTTTCTTCACATTGTGTCCCACTTTAGTACAGCATAGAATTTCCAAATAGGGTCTCAAAAGTGAGGGTTCCTTTGTGATCATTACCTGGGATCTTCAGGGAAGCTGTGGGTTCTTTCGTTAATCCTACTTGACTCTGTGTAGGGGGAGAGGTTGGAAACAAAACAGGAGGGAACATAAGAAGAAATTTAGTCTTTCCAGTTATGCTGGGTAAATGTGACTTAGTTCAACCTGTGCAATAGTGCCGATATTTCCCCAAAGTCCTTTTCACAGCTCCCTTTACCTCCTTGTTTTTGAAGCTGTAGATGAGGGGATTCAGCATGGGTGTGATCACACTGTATTGTAAGGAAGAGAGcaaatccagcaaggaaccagaggAAGGCATGAGATAGCGAAGCATACCTAGGCCAAAGAACAGGATCACTGCAatgaggtgggaggagcaggtaGAGAAGGCCTTGCTTCTGCCTGTGGTGGAGGTGATGTTCAGAATGGTGGAGACAATGCGAGCATAAGAGAAGATTATTGGGAGGAAGGTTCCAGATCCATGGAGTAAGATTGAGCAGATCAAGATACTGTTATTGATGAAGATATCAGAGCAAGacaaagggaagagggagggcagCTCACAGGTGTAGTGGTGGATAGTTTGAGCATCACAGAAATCCAGATTAATAGCCAAGAGCTCAATGATGACTGCATTGAGAGAGGCCAGACCCCATGAGATCAACACCAGCCTCACACAGAGCTGGTTGCTCATCACCTGGCCATAGTGCAGGGGGTGGCAGATGGCagcatagcggtcataggccatcaccgaGAGCAGACAGGCTTCAGTTCCTgaagagaaaaacacaaagaagaCCTGAGCCAGACAGCCCTCGAGAGAGATGGTCTTCTTCTCAGACAGGAGGTCCTTCAGGAGCTTGGGCACAGTGACAGAAGAGAAGCAGAGATCTAGGAATGATAGATTACTCAAGAAGAAGTACATGGgtgtgtggaggtgggagtcAGCCCTGATCACCAGCAGCATCGTCAGGTTCCCCATCATGGTCAGGAGGTAAATCACCAGGAAGAGCACGAAGAGCAGAGCCTCGATGCGGGGGTCGTCTGACAGCCCCGTGAGGACAAACTCGGTGATGGTGCTGTGGTTCCTCAGGGCCATTTGCGGAGGCTGTTTCCTTGAAGGACAATAGACAGAGAAATGAGATCACTTGTACTTGTCCCTTTCCTTTATGTCATCATCACTTTTCCTTACCATCCCTCCCTGGTCTCCCCGAACACTGTGTTATAACATCTCAAACTTGTCCTCACTGTGTGTCGCTGTGTcatcttgattttttatttttgtttttgtgtcctAGTCTTCACATACTTCAGAGAATCCTATTCTTTTTCCATAGGGTTTTAACTGAAAAAATGATTGTATCTGGCTCATCTACTCATATGTAGTATTTAATTTTGGTTGAATTCTTCTTATAGTTTAGAAATCCTTATAATCATTTAGTTTTGAAAACCATTATCTGCAGCAGTGGTTCTAAATCTTCTCTCAGCTCCTTGTTCCCCAATCATTATTTCTTTGCTCATGGTCATCTagtagcttttaaatttaataggatattaatttttaatgatatttttatgtATAGGGCCTCTACTTAATCACTTTCAATTTattctcactgtgattttgtcatttattttggcAGTCACTCATGTTCATTTTATTCATGATGAAACTGATATTCATGAAGATTTTATAATGCCACGTTGAGAAACAGTATAAGAACCAGGAAATAAATTCAATTATTTTGGCTAAGTCAGATCTAATTTTAGTGCATAGCATTATAGACTGTTTTCCTACTCTTACAGTTGGAgttcatctttgtttttccttaacTTTCCAAAGTTTTAAGTTACTTTTGATATCAGATTGGTTTGTATTTTCCTCTGTCTATGCTTATACTTTTCTCCACTTCAAATGTCCTCCTTCTTAATTTAGTTGATCTATATTCTCATGGCCCTTCCAGCCTGAGCTTTTCTCCTGTAGCCTGTCTTGATTGCTCCCTACTGCTCTCTGTTCGAATACTAGGTTCCCTGTGTTATGTCAGAGTCTGaaatttgcttcttttctcatttgatgtTTAACACACATCTCAGTTTTTCCCTCCAGACTGTGAACCCCTTGTGAACATGGATCCCATCATAATGACAGCAATCATAAGCCACCTGTTCTTATACTTCATTTCCATTCTGTGTTAGCTTCAGTTACGCCTTTTGTATGAGTCTAGAAACTTCTATATGGTATTTCATGGGTGCCTCAGACAAGACTCCCACACATCCAAGCataatttccttcccttttttccaAATGTCCAAATAGCATAACGCCAGGCAGAAGTTCTGCTACTGAATTTCAAGGATGCTGTTATCAACATGGATCATGTTATTTCAGGTCACTGCAAAATTCCTGATGATATATCACTCTTTAGAGGGCACAGACCTTTTGCAATAATGGAAGAATCTCCTTCCAGTTTTGATATGGGTGCATTATTCCTTTATTGCTCTTTTAGGTTTGGGTGAAATGTTACTACAGTTTTTTCTTAACCATAACTTTCATCCTCTTGCCCTTAGTCTCACTTAGTTTTTCATGAGGACCAGGATGGTGAGCAGTACATTTGGGAAATGATGCTATACTCTAGATAATTTTGAATCCTAACTCATAGTTCTATGTACTAGGATATGTCTCATAATATGAAGATTCCTGCCTGTCTTGGTCATTTTAGGCTAACTGaccagttttcttttgtttagcACTCTACCATCTAACTCAAGGTAACTTTCTGAATtcacaaaaatgttaaaattgctttttttcaCAGAGCACCTGTTTTTGGTCACTCTGTCCTTGCCAGCAATCTATGATCATAAACTGAATAATCATGAGAAGCTTAAATTCTGATCACATTAACAAAGCTTTCAGCTTAAGCCCATCTTAAATTAGTGAATGTTACTTGGGGGTCTGGACAAACAGGGCAGTGCTTACCATTGTGTATCTGTAGAACCTGGATCCAGTATTAATGAAGCATTGGcaactgaagaatttactttggAGGATTCTGCTTGGATAAATATGTGAGTATTGTTGAAAGCAGAACTTTCTCATGAAACCTGTTAAAgccaattaaaataatgaattggacttagttttttttttctttttgcaaagctTAACTACTTTAAAGTACCTCACTTATTTAGATATTTTCAACCTATCCTGAAAATTGTGTTCATCATTCCACCTTTATTCACAGGGAGACCTGACCACAGTGTGCATGGCAGACTCAGGGCCTCACAGTAGGTAAGAATATGTCTGGAATCTCTTGTGTTTAGTCAGTGTGGTATTTCTGGAGGactattttctctcttctgttgCATCCATATTTACTGTGCGTGAAGACATCCACTATTGCTTCATGTGATTTAGAGGGTATCATGGAGAAAGGAGGCGACCTAACTTCCCCATCCTAGACAACACCTTACACAGATGTAGTCAGTTTCTTTAAACCCTGGTAAAGTCTTTCCATTCAATTCTGGATCAAAGCATTCAGTTACAAGTTTTCATTTACTTACCAAGTGGACGATACTGGCTTCACTTCATGCTGAACTCTGAGAGGCTGAGTCTGATTTTTTTCCACAAGAGAGAAAACATGAGAAAACTGTAGAAAGTGAAGGGTGGCGCAGTTGATCATGGTGAAGGGTAAACTTTGTGAAAAGAGAACTTCAGAGATGTTCTAGACAAgccttgcccacagtagttgtTTACAGACATTTTTGGAATGAATACATGCattaatggtgtgtgtgtgtagggtcaGTCTGGACAGGTTGGCTCAAGGGACCTCAAAGCTTAGGGGAAAATTCAGACTTCAGGTGCACGAGGGAGGTATTTGATCAGCAGAGAAAGATAGAAGTGTTAGAATTAGTCAGAGATTGAAGACAACTTCATCCACTGGAGATTGTTAGAGCTGTCTGCTCCTATGCTCCCTCGCACTATTCACACTGTCTCCATGGGAATCAGATCTGTTTAAGAAGCAGAAAATAATTCCTGCCATAACCCTAATGGAATTCTTGCCAATTAGGGGGAATTAGTAGCCCTAGAAATCCAGTATCTATCTGTGACACCTCATTCCAGGTGTCAGCTTTCTGCAATGAGAGGTTTTATGCCCAAGTTGTAAGATATACTGGCTCTCAGTGTTATGCATGGAGGGAAGAGAGACCTTTCTGATAAGCTGTGCAAGGCAGCGGAACAATTGGAACAATTGCATCTTTGGGAGAGTAGTGATACCTGGGTACCCTCCAAGGAAGGAACCATTCCAAGGAATGGGAAGTTACCATCTCTAGCTCAGCAACCAGGGAATGGGCATAGTAGGAGCCTCAGACTTTTGAATGAATGGAATATGTCATCAAGTGACTGTGGTTAGGAGTGGAGGAGAGGATCATCAGCAGATTAAAACACATAGCGAACTTTCCAGGAATGAAAATATGGGACCATCAGAAAATGAAGGAGGATATTACTGGGTTTTTGATATTTTGGGTGGGAATAGCTCCAgagttttctgtcttttctttcacaGGCTGACACATCAGTGGTAAAGTCTCTCCATAGGAGAACCCCTGTCACAGGAGTTTGATACTTGATACACCAGatggccttttctttttgttgccaATGAATAATGGGCATTTGAGTAGTTCAACTTCTCAATATTGGAAATATCACAGATTCTGCATTattcttctgtatattttaaagaagTATCATTCTACAACACTGGCCACTatatgaaaggagaaaaacaatctCACTAAAGAAGCTCAAATTCTGTACAACTCACATACATTTCTTGAAAATCTTCTCTTGTGACACCAAGTGCGGTAAAGTGCCTTCTTTTCATTATTGCCTTTGTGATTCTGATGCTATTCTACAGGCACCACTTAAAGAGCTTTCTATGGAACCAATCAGAAGGCCATCTGTGCTCATGCAATCACAGAGGGGTTGGGTCAGGCACCCAGGGGAAGCTGGATCACTGCCCTGTATTCTCTGAAGTCTTGGTCTGATGCCAAACTTTGAACTAACTAAGCTCACAGTTTTCAGTTAACCAGAAAGTCAACTTTATTAGGAGGCACATGGGATCCTCTTCAGCGCCGTGGTTGAAATTTCTCACTTAAGGCAATCATTGAAAGCCTGGAAGAAGCATTATTAGGTTGTTAGtcactagtcatgtctgactcttttgtgaccccatggactgtagctcaccaggctcctctgtccatgggattttccagggaagaatactggagtgggttgccatttccttctccagggcatcttcctgacccagggatcaaacctgggtctcccacattgtaggcagcttcttta
The sequence above is drawn from the Dama dama isolate Ldn47 chromosome 3, ASM3311817v1, whole genome shotgun sequence genome and encodes:
- the LOC133043034 gene encoding olfactory receptor 8S1-like, with product MALRNHSTITEFVLTGLSDDPRIEALLFVLFLVIYLLTMMGNLTMLLVIRADSHLHTPMYFFLSNLSFLDLCFSSVTVPKLLKDLLSEKKTISLEGCLAQVFFVFFSSGTEACLLSVMAYDRYAAICHPLHYGQVMSNQLCVRLVLISWGLASLNAVIIELLAINLDFCDAQTIHHYTCELPSLFPLSCSDIFINNSILICSILLHGSGTFLPIIFSYARIVSTILNITSTTGRSKAFSTCSSHLIAVILFFGLGMLRYLMPSSGSLLDLLSSLQYSVITPMLNPLIYSFKNKEVKGAVKRTLGKYRHYCTG